The following proteins come from a genomic window of Diprion similis isolate iyDipSimi1 chromosome 8, iyDipSimi1.1, whole genome shotgun sequence:
- the LOC124408938 gene encoding nucleolar GTP-binding protein 1 gives MALYNFKKIAVVPTAKDFIDIILSKTQRKTPTVIHKNYKISRIRAFYTRKVKFTQQNFHDRMSQIIQEFPKLDDVHPFYADLMNVLYDKDHYKLALGQINTARHLIDNVAKDYVRLLKYGDSLYRCKQLKKAALGRMATIMKRQAANLTYLEQVRQHLARLPSIDPYTRTIIICGFPNVGKSSFINKITRADVEVQPYAFTTKSLYVGHTDYKYLRWQVVDTPGILDHPLEERNVIEMQAVTALAHLRAAVLYFVDISEQCGHSLEEQVKLFESIKPLFTNKPLMIVLNKVDVLRLEELPEEKRETLKPFEDDPDLPVIEMSTITDYGVMEVKTQACDRLLAHRVELKMRTKKMESVLNRLHVAQPTTRDQKARPPCIPESILKKKELAAAKTERKRKLEREIEEEMGDDYVLDLKKNYDIEGDQKYDIIPELWEGHNVADYIDPDIFEKLNALEQEENLREEAGVYDAKIPELSETMREIRDLAKQIRDRKAIMKDEARIAKASTKPVMPRTAGSKVRDRSVTKLRDQMEDLGVDMEGTENANFTRTRKRTRSQSQPAAKRMRLQSESQSRARSSSRPARNDMGIKDNVMKMKLKNIAHKAVAKKVGKKGLKGEADRFIGTKMPKHLFAGKRGVGKTDRR, from the exons ATGGCTctgtataatttcaaaaagatcGCGGTTGTCCCGACAGCCAAG GACTTCATCGATATCATCTTGTCCAAGACACAGCGCAAGACGCCAACCGTTATACACAAGAACTACAAAATATCAAGAATCCGCGCATTTTATACACGCAAGGTGAAATTCACCCAGCAAAATTTCCACGATCGTATGAGTCAAATTATTCAAGAGTTTCCAAAACTCGACGATGTTCATCCTTTCTATGCTGATCTTATGAACGTTTTATACGACAAGGATCACTACAAACTGGCTCTGGGACAGATTAACACTGCTCGCCACTTGATCGACAA CGTTGCAAAAGACTATGTGCGTCTCTTGAAGTATGGAGACTCGCTGTATCGTTGTAAACAACTGAAGAAAGCTGCGCTGGGTCGAATGGCCACGATAATGAAAAGACAAGCTGCAAATTTAACTTACCTTGAACAAGTTCGTCAGCACTTGGCTCGACTGCCAAGCATCGATCCGTACACTCGCACAATCATCATTTGCGGTTTTCCCAATGTCGGTAAAAGCAGCTTCATAAATAAG ATCACTCGAGCAGACGTTGAGGTGCAGCCTTACGCGTTTACGACAAAATCACTGTACGTTGGACACACAGATTATAAGTATCTGCGCTGGCAAGTTGTAGACACACCCGGAATTCTGGATCATCCAttagaagaaagaaatgttATAGAAATGCAAGCGGTAACGGCACTTGCTCATTTACGTGCTGCAGTTTTGTATTTTGTCGATATATCTGAGCAATGTGGCCATTCATTGGAGGAGCAg GTAAAGCTATTCGAGTCCATCAAACCGTTGTTCACAAACAAACCACTGATGATCGTGCTGAATAAAGTTGACGTCCTTCGACTGGAGGAACTGCCGGAAGAGAAACGTGAAACTCTAAAGCCTTTTGAGGACGATCCTGACCTTCCGGTAATTGAAATGAGTACAATTACTGACTACGGGGTCATGGAAGTAAAAACTCAGGCCTGTGATCGGCTTTTGGCTCACagagttgagctgaaaatgaGAACAAAGAAG ATGGAATCTGTCCTGAATCGGTTACACGTAGCCCAGCCAACTACTAGAGACCAGAAAGCAAGGCCGCCCTGCATTCCCGAAAGCATTCTCAAGAAGAAAGAATTGGCAGCTGCAAAGACCGAAAGAAAGAGGAAACTGGAGCGTGAGATCGAGGAGGAAATGGGCGATGATTACGTGTtggatttgaagaaaaattacgacattGAAGGGGACCAGAAGTACGACATTATTCCCGAGCTCTGGGAGGGCCACAACGTAGCAGACTACATAGACCCAGACATTTTTGAG AAATTGAACGCTCTGGAGCAAGAAGAAAACCTACGAGAAGAGGCGGGCGTTTATGATGCCAAGATTCCGGAATTGAGCGAAACTATGCGAGAGATTCGTGACTTGGCGAAACAAATTCGGGACCGCAAAGCCATCATGAAAGATGAAGCGCGAATCGCAAAGGCATCCACTAAGCCTGTTATGCCTCGTACAGCTGGCTCGAAAGTGCGAGATCGTTCCGTCACCAAGCTGCGTGACCAAATGGAAGACTTGGGTGTTGATATGGAGGGCACAGAAAAT GCAAACTTCACCAGGACTAGAAAGAGAACAAGATCCCAATCACAGCCTGCCGCTAAAAGAATGCGACTTCAATCCGAGTCTCAGTCTAGAGCACGTAGCAGTTCTAGACCAGCTCGTAACGATATGGGAATTAAGGATAATGTT ATGAAAATGAAGTTAAAAAACATAGCACACAAAGCAGTGGCGAAGAAAGTGGGCAAGAAGGGATTGAAAGGAGAAGCCGATCGATTTATCGGGACAAAGATGCCCAAACATTTGTTCGCCGGGAAAAGAGGAGTTGGAAAAACGGACAGgagataa